One window from the genome of Sandaracinaceae bacterium encodes:
- a CDS encoding DUF448 domain-containing protein translates to MGCRQKAERQDLVRFALGPTPPYVAPDPGRRLGGKGVSVHPTRGCLERAITRGGFARAARQPVRLDLEAIAGALASFEERRANSLLMAAQRRRVLALGTDAVREAMRAGGITLLVVAHDAAGRRFEIEKAAERLGTACVVFGDKAALGALFRKDEVGVLALLDAGVSAEFSQAAARIRALREDEG, encoded by the coding sequence GTGGGCTGCCGGCAGAAAGCCGAGCGGCAGGACCTCGTGCGCTTCGCGTTGGGCCCCACGCCGCCCTACGTCGCACCTGATCCAGGGCGACGGCTCGGGGGCAAGGGGGTGTCCGTGCACCCGACGCGTGGCTGTCTGGAGCGCGCCATCACGCGGGGCGGCTTCGCCCGCGCGGCACGGCAGCCGGTGCGCCTCGACCTGGAGGCGATCGCGGGGGCGCTCGCGTCGTTCGAGGAGCGCCGCGCCAACAGCCTCCTGATGGCAGCGCAGCGCCGTCGCGTGCTCGCCCTTGGGACCGATGCGGTGCGCGAAGCGATGCGCGCGGGTGGCATCACGTTGCTGGTCGTGGCACACGACGCCGCAGGACGAAGGTTCGAGATTGAGAAAGCCGCGGAGCGACTGGGCACCGCGTGCGTGGTGTTCGGTGACAAAGCGGCGCTCGGCGCGCTGTTTCGCAAGGATGAGGTGGGTGTGCTCGCCCTCCTCGATGCGGGTGTTTCTGCTGAGTTTTCTCAGGCGGCGGCGAGAATACGGGCACTCAGAGAGGACGAAGGTTAA